In Ruminiclostridium josui JCM 17888, the genomic window ATTGACAAAAAAATAACTTTAAACAAAGTTTAAAGTTATTTTTTTGATTGCTATTCAACTGTTATTATTTAAATTTGGGAAACCAACTTCCATGTGCCTCTATTAGCTCATCAACCATTTTAACTATATTATCAAGAGTCATTTCAGCTCCCGTGTGTGGATCCAACATAGCTGCATGATAGATATGCTCTTTCTTTCTTGTAACTGCGGCTTCAATAGTTATAAGCTGGACATTAATATTGGTCATATTCATGGCAGCCAATTGTACCGGCAGCCGTCCTACCCGGCACGGATTAACACCCATGCCATCAACCATACAAGGCACTTCAACACATGCTTCGTAGGGAAGGTTTTCAATCAGCCCTCCTTTATTAATAACATTTCCACCGATTTTAAAAGGTTTATTTGTGACTATTGCCTCCATAATGTAGGATGCATATTCCCTTGATCTAATATGGTTTAGAGCCTGATTACTCATTAACTCATCCCTGCGTTTATTCCACTCTTCTATCTGATAGACACATCTTCTGGGGTATTCATCGAGAGGTATATTATATTTATCTATAAGTTCAGGATATGAAGATTTAATAAAGTAGGGATTGTACTCCGCATTGTGTTCACTTGACTCAGTGCAATAATATCCTAACTTGTCTATATACTCATATCTTACCATGTCATGATGCTTCTGGTTTTGATTTTTCTCTTTTGCACGTCTTCTAATCTCAGGGTAAAGGTCGTTTCCGTTTTTGTCATATATTTCCAGCAACCATCCCATGTGATTTATACCCGCTATCAGTTCCTTTCTTCCTTCCAATCGGTCTTCCATGCCCAAGGATTTTAGCAAATCCTCAGAACAAATTTGAACACTGTGGCATAATCCTACCGTTTTTACTCCGGTGTATCTTTGCATATATCCAGACAACATAGCCATTGGATTTGTATAATTCAGAAACCACGCGTTGGGACAAACTTCTTCCATATCCCTTGCAAAGTCTTCCATAACCGGTATTGTCCTAAGTGTACGCATTATTCCGCCGATTCCCAGTGTATCCGCAATTGTTTGCCTTAATCCATACTTTTTGGGAATTTCAAAATCAATGATTGTACATGGATCATATCCCCCAACTTGTATTGCATTTATAACGAAGTCTGCATCCCGAAGGGCCTCCTTTCTGTTTTCCACTCCTAAATAGGTTTTTATTTTGGCCCTTCCTTTGTTTACATTCCTATTTATCGCCTCCAGCATAATTTGAGACTCTTTGAGTCTATCACCTGCAATGTCATACAGTCGTATTTCACCATCTGCCAGAGCCTCCGTACACATACTGTCACCCAGTACATTTTTTGCAAATACAGTACTTCCTGCTCCCATAAATGTTATTTTGACCATTATTGAATCCCTCCATGCTTTTTAACTCTATCTATAGCATACCAGAAATACATAATCCGAAAATTGAATAATGTAACTTATATTTGTTATAATGTAACCATTGCACTACTGAATATATAAAAATTTCAGTATTTGAAAGTTATTTAATACACTAAGGGAGCGTTTTAAATGCACAATATTCCTCTACTGAATAAAGGTTTCAATGATATCAATCCTTTGATATGTGGGTGGGAATCATGTAATAAGGGACATTTTTTCGGCCCTGCTTCGCGTGAATATTATCTAATTCACTATATCGTTTCAGGAAGTGGTATTTTTGAGAGAGCCGGGAAACATTACTATTTATCCAAGGATTGTCTGTTTTTGATACGGCCCTACGAATTGACTTTTTATAAGGCCGATAATGAAAATCCGTGGGAATATATATGGATTGGGTTTAACGGAAGTTTAGCTCCTGATTTACTGAAAAACAGTGGGTTTTCTGATGATATTTGCACAATGTATATACCTTCTCTCAGAAACACATTTTTAAGCATGAAGGATGCTGAGAACATGCAGCACTCTTCAGAATTATATTTGTGCGGTAAAATCTTTGAGATGTTTTCATATTTAACGGAAGAATTCAGTCCCACCCCCAGAGGATCTGCACCAAATGTTTACTGTAAACGTGCAAAGGATTATATTATGGCCAATTACGCAAGCCATATATCTGTAGAAAGTATAGCAAATATGCTTGGTATTGATAGAAGATATCTTTGTAGGATTTTTCGTAAACACACCAGGAATACGCCACAGGACTTTATTGTCAATTACAGGCTTGAGAAAGCGGCACTTCTTCTATCCAAACATGGGTATTCAGTAGCAGAGGCAGGAAGAAGTGCCGGTTATGACGATATTTACAATTTCTCTAAAATGTTCAAGAAAAAATATGGAATCCCCCCGTCACTTTACAGAAGTAACTTGTAAGCAATTTTGCTGGCTTTTTTTTAATTTGATTTTGTTGGTGACATGACAAAATTATAGGTCTATAATAATAGTTTAAATACTTTTTATACGAGGTCATATTCATGAAAAAGTTTAGGCTAAATAAAGAAATTGACAAAGAAATTATCGGTCTTGCCTGGCCTTCTATAACTGAGCAAATTCTGGAAATGCTAGTAGGTATTATTTCTACTGTATTCATGAGCTGGATTGGTACTCAAGCCCTGGCAGGGGTCGGTATGGTCAACATGCTCATCAACTTCCTGCAGACTGTCTTTTCAGGCTTATCAATAGGTACCACAGTCGTTATAGCAAGGGTAACCGGGGAAGGAAATCACGCAGAGGCCAAAAGGACTTTGGTTCAGTCCGGATACATGGCTCTCGTTGTAGGAATATTTCTAATGGTAACAGGAAAAATCTTTTCTAATCCTATTCTCAATTTATTTCTAGGTAAAGCAGAGATACAGGTTTTTAACCATGGACTAACTTATTTTAATATTATTTTATTTAGTCTTCCATTTTTTGTTCTTGACATTATTGTATCAGGAGCAATGAGAGGTGCCGGGGATACAAAGACTCCTATGTATATTACAGGAGGAGTAAACATAATAAATATAATACTTAATACTATTTTGATTTTTGGTGTACCGTTTCTTAATATACCAGGTATGGGTGTGGCTGGGTCTGCCATTGCCGTAACTGCTTCCAGAATCATCGGTGTAACTGCAAGGGTCCTCGTCCTTTACAATCGAAAGGGACTCAAACTTAATCTAAGTCTAAAAGATGACTACAGCATAAAACCGCAGTTAATGAAAAGAATTGTAAATATTGGTGTCCCGGGATTTATTGAGCAGGCAGTAATGCAAGGCGGTTTCCTAGTTCTTCAGCTTATTATTGTAACCATGGGTACAGTTGCCATGGCGGCCTACCAAATCGGAATCAACATCAATGCCATTGCATTTTTCCCCATATTCGGGTTTGCCATAGCAAATACAACCCTTGTTGGGCAGAGCCTTGGTGAAAAGAACTATGACAAAGCAAATAATTATTCCTATGAGAGCTTAAAAATCACCATTCTCTTTGGCTTTGTTCTTGGTATTCTTATGTTTGTATTTGCTCCTCTATTGGCCCGAATATATTCCGATGAGCCAGAAGTAATAAAGGAATCTGTTATGATTGTAAGGACTTTTGGTGTTCTGGAACCTCTCCTTGCCGTTCTCAATATTTGTTCGGCAACGCTGAAAGCTGCCGGTGATATTAATTATGTTATGATTACATCTTTTGTAGGTTTATGGGTTCTAAGAGTATTGCCTTCATACACCCTGGACAGGGTTCTTGGTTTAGGGCTTATCGCTGTTATGATTGGTATCTTTTTGGATTTCTGTACACGTTCTGTTATGTACCTTTTGCGAATGAATAAAGGCGATTGGAAATATTTAAAAGTATAACTCATAAAAAAACCCCCTACGTATGGATTTCTTCATGCGTAGGGATTTTAGAAGGAAATATATCTATTTTTAGTTGGTTTTCAGATATGGTTTTTACAGGTTCTAATCCAAAAATATTTAACCTGTCTAAAATAGACCTACTGCTTTCTATTTGGTTCTTTATAAGCAATTAGGAATTATTATATTTTTATAACCATATTGAATGTGAGGAATATATAATACGAAAGGTAATTTCAAAACTTACTGATAAGTGTTACGAAAAATTTCAATAAATAATATAGAAAATTAGTAATCTATGTAACAATATATATTTTATACCATTTAATGTAATTGTGCAAGACTTTTTCTCTGTCTTTTATAATACACTTTTAGTAATTGTAATTAATTACCATTTCAGCTTAAAATTGTTACTCTGTGAGTTAAAGAACCTCTTGAACAATAGCGTTCAAGAGGTTCTTTCTTATAAGTTTAAAGCTTATGCTTCGAGAATATATTGATTTAATAAAGCTTCCAACATTTCCTGACGTCCGGACTTGTTCTGAATCTTTACGTTGAGTGCGTGTTGCTCTAATTCTTTAAAGCCAACTTTTCCTTCAACGATATCTTTTCCGATACCTGTTGTGTAGCTTGAATATCTGTCTGCAACAAATGCATCAAACTTACCGTCTTCTATGATCTTGTTAGCTATGATCAGACCTTTTGCAAAAGTATCCATACCTGCAATATGTCCGTAGAACAAGTCAACGGGTTCAAACGATCCTCTTCTAACTTTTGAGTCAAAGTTCAGACCACCCTTTTTCAATCCGCCGGCTTTTAATACTTCCACCATTGCAAGAGTTGCATCATACAGGTTTGTTGGGAATTGGTCTGTATCCCATCCGAGCATTACGTCACCTTGGTTAGCATCGATACTTCCAAGCATATTGTTGATTCTACACATAGCAAGCTCATGCTGGAATGTATGTCCTGCTAAAGTAGCATGGTTAGCTTCAATGTTCATCTTGAAGTATGGGTCTAATCCGTATGTCTTCAAGAAACCGATAACTGTAGCTGTATCAAAGTCATATTGATGCTTAGTTGGTTCCTTTGGCTTTGGCTCGATTAAGAACTGTCCATCAAAACCAATTTCCTTAGCATAGTCAACAGCCATTTTTAAGAATCTTGCCAAATTGTCAAGTTCCAACTTCATATCTGTATTCAATAGAGTTTCGTAACCTTCTCTACCACCCCAGAATACGTAGTTTTCTCCGCCTAATTCTTTTGTAATTTCCATTGCCTTCTTTACCTGAGCTGCTGCATATGCAAATATGTCAGCATTTGGTGAAGTTGAAGCACCATGCATAAATCTAGGATTTCCGAAAGCATTTGTAGTTCCCCATAATAATTTTACTGGGCTTGATTTCATTCTATCTTTTATTACTGAAACTATTACATCAAGATTTTTGTTAGTTTCAGCGAGTGTGTCACCTTCTGGAGCGATATCTCTGTCATGGAAAGCGAAGAAAGGAGCTCCAAGCTTTTCAATGAATTCAAAGTTTGCTTCAACTTTGTATTTTGCAATTTCCAGTGGATCAGACATTGTGTTCCAAGGTCTTACATATGATCCTGCACCGAACATGTCCGCACCCGGTGCTGCAAAAGTGTGCCAATACGCTACTGCAAATCTCAGATGTTCTTCCATTGTCTTTCCGCCAATAACTGCTTTAGGATCGTAATACTTAAATGCTAATGGATTATCCGATCCGCTTCCTTCAAACTTGATTTTTGAAATACCGCTAAATACTTCTGACATATTAAATCCCTCCGTTTGATTATTTTTTTGTTTCCTAACACTTTCAAATATATTAAACCTATAGCCTGTAGCCAAAGAGCTTTTTTAATGGAATTATAGCTGCACCCAAAGCCGATGAATCCTCTCCGATTTTTGATGCTACTATTTCTACTCTGGAGGCCGGATACTTGAGTGCCTTAGCTGATGCAATACTTTTTATATGCTCCATGATATCTTCTGAAAATTTGGCCAATTCTTTTCCAAGAACTATTTTAGAAGGATTTACAGTATTTATAAGGTTTGCTATTGCAAGTCCCAAATATCCCGCTGACTCTACCAGAATTATTCTGGCTGACTCGTTTCCTTCACCTGCCAGTCTAAAAATATCATCCACAGTTATTGCTTCAATGTTATCAAAATCTGTTATCAAACCTTGCCTTACCAATTTTTGTGCCTTTTCTACCATAGTTCTTGCCGAAACTAATGCTTCAAGGCAACCATAGTTTCCGCAGGCACATCTTGGCCCGTTCTGGTCAACTGTTATATGACCTATTTCACCTGCACTTCCACAACATCCCCTATACAGATTTCCGGCTGCAAATATACTGGAGCCAATTCCTGACTTCATATTTATGCATACAAAATCGCCTTCATCTATACAGCATCCTATCCAATTTTCACATATTGCAGAACACATTGCTTCATTGTCAACATATATAGGAAAGTCACCTATTCTATCCATCATGTGTTCCAAATCTACCCGCTCCCAACCAAGATTTGGGGCAAATATTATCTCATGTGTAAAATTGTCAACCATACCCGGAACGGATACTCCCACTCCCAGTAATCTTTCATGTTCAATGTTGTGGTTATTAATAATTTCAGATATCTTTTCATCTATAAGCTGTATTGACTCTGAGGGAGCATGGGCAAAATCACAAGAGATCTTATCTCTGAATTCAACCTGCCCGGTGATATCCATTAAAATAAAACGAATATAATCAATGTCAATGTCCACACCTATGGAAAAATAGCTTCCCGGGGTTAATTCATACAGTATTGGCCTCCTGCCGCCCTTGGATGTTCCTATTCCTGCTTCACGAATGTACCCTTTGTCAAGCAGATTTGTAACTATTGTCCCACATGCAGTAGGTGAAAGTCCGGTTATTTGTGCAAGCTCAGCTTTTGACACCTGCTTGTTTTTTCTTATCAATTCAAGTAATGATGTCTCATTAATCTCTTTTAATAGCTTATTATTTCCGGCTTTACCCAACCTCATAAATCAACCCCCATATACTGTAACTTATACAGAACTAACTGTATAAATCTTATTTCAATATTGTGCTTAGCTGGGTAAAATCATCTTTTAATGATTTGTAAAGTTTAGTGTATAGTTTATAGAAATCATCATATTGGCTTATTCTTTCTTGTATTGGAGCAAGTGTATCCTTTACCTTTATTACATCTTCACAGGCTTGAGGAACACTGTCATATATACCTGCACCAACTCCTGCAAGAATTGCTACACCTAAAGCTGGTCCTTCATCAGAACGAATACGATTTATATTTGTTCCGAATACATCAGCCTGCATTTGTCTCCAGATTCCGCTTTTTACGCCTCCACCTGAAGCTCTTACCTCTGATACATCTACTCCCATTCCTTTAATGATTTCAAGACAATCCCTCAAGCTGAAGGTTACTCCTTCCATTATTGAACGGATAAAGTGAGGTTTTGTGTGCTTTGCAGTAAGACCGAAGAATACACCTTTTGCGTTTGGATCAAGGTGAGGAGTTCTTTCTCCCATCAAATATGGAAGATAAATAAGTCCTTCACTGCAAGGTTTTATAGTTTCAGCTTCCGCATCAAGGAGCTTATATACATCAATGTCTGATAGTTCAGAAGTCATCATTTCTTCCATGCAGAAGGTATCCCTGAACCATTTCAGTGAAAGTCCCGCACCTTGTGTAACACCCATTACATGGTAGGTATTAGGTACAGCATGGCAGAATGTATGCACTCTTCCAAGAGGGTCTATTGTAAGCTTGTCTGTATAAGCAAAAACAACACCTGATGTTCCGATTGTCGATGATACTATACCTGATTTAACAATACCGTTTCCAACTGCACCTGCAGCCTGGTCGCCAGCACCGCCTACTACAATTGTTCCAGCATTAAGTCCTGTCTGTTCTGCTGCTGATGAAGTAACCTTTCCGGTAACTTCCTGAGATTCGTACATTTTACCAAGCATTGAAGTTGATAATCCCAATTTATCGAGAACTTCTGTACTCCATTCTCTCTTTGCGATATTCATCAACTGCATACCACTGGCATCAGAAACCTCAGTAGCGTATTCTCCTGTTAATCTGAATCTGATATAGTCTTTTGGTAACAATATCTTTGCAACCTTTTCGAATATCTGGGGTTCGTTATTCTTAACCCACATGATTTTTGAAGCAGTAAAACCTGTAAGTGCTGGGTTTGCAGTAATTTCTATCAATCTTTCTTTACCGATGAGGTCAGTAATCTGATCACATTCAGCAGCACTTCTCTGATCGCACCAAATTATTGCATTTCTTAATACTTTGTCATCCTTATCCAGTAAAACGGCTCCATGCATCTGTCCGGACAATCCAACGCCCTTAACCTCTCTTTTATCAACGCCACTTTTTAACATGACATTATTTATACTTTCGCATGTGCCTTTCCACCATTCTTCAGGATCCTGTTCAGCCCAGCCAAGGTCAGGCTGATAAAGAGGATATTCAACTGTAGAGCTTGCAACAGGCTTTCCTGCCTCATCAAATAATACTGTTTTTACACCCGATGTTCCTAGATCAATACCAATAAGAAAAGACAATGTTTAGTCCCCCTCTCCAAAGTATACTTTATAATATTATATTATAAAGTATACCAAGCTATGATAGATTTGTCAAAATATATTTCGGTTTTACAGCTTAGTTTTTGTACAAACTTTACAAAGAATCCTAATCAGATATTCATGTTTATGGTTTGCAAATTTTTTATTTAAATACATAAATCATAACTTTTTTTGTGATAAAAATAAAAAAGAGCAGAACCATTAGTTCCACCCCATAGTAATAATAAAATGTATTTTTGTTTTAAAATAATGTTATTTCGAACTTGTCAAATTTAATTTCCTCACCGAAGTGATCTCCATTAAAACTGGTTTTTCTATATAATCCAAAATCCGTGGTATTCTTTTTAAGCCAAATGGGAACTTCTATATCAAGTTTTTTGCAAACCTGAATAAGGCATTCCTCCAGTTGGTCCCTGAAATCCTCGGATGTTCCCTGTGGTTCAGCCCACGCTTCATTTATAAGTTTTCCTTGCTTAATTATTCTGCCATAGAGCTTCAATTGATTTGATCCCCTTATATATTAGTTTTACTTTTAATACTATTATACAGTAAATCAAAAAAAATTCAGCCCACATTTATATATATTTGTAAAAATTGTTATTCTAAATATCCGACTTCATCAGTTTGTGCTCTACCGAATCAACCAACGCTAGCCAACTGGCTTCAATTATGTCAGAAGATACTCCGACAGTGGTCCATACTTCCTGTCCGTCAGTACTTTCTATCAAAACCCTAACTTTTGATGCAGTGGCAAAATTAGAATCCAACACTCTAACCTTGTAGTCAGTAAGCTTCATCTCCGCTATTTGAGGATAAAACCTCTCCAGAGCTTTTCTCAAAGCTTTATCAAGTGCATTTACAGGTCCGTCTCCTTCTGCTGCCGTTATCTCTGTCTGCTCGCCTACAACTATTTTTATCATGGCAGATGAATTTACACTATTTATGGTTGGCTCATTTACTATAACTTTAAATTCTTTCAATTCAAAGAAAGATTTGTACTTACCAAGCATTTTCCTTATAACAAGTTCAAATGAACTTTCCGCACCTTCATACTGGTAACCCTCATATTCAAGTTCTTTCAATCTTTCAATTATCTTTTTGGTTTCAGGGGAATCCTTTGTTATAGTGCTGTCTATCTTGTTTATGATGCTCATAATCGCACTTCTGCCTGCTACTTCAGACATAAGAATTACACGCTGATTTCCTACAGCCTCCGGATTTATCATTTCATATGCAGAAGTGTTCTTATTTACTGCATCCGCATGCATTCCGGCTTTGTGCGCAAAGGCACAGTTTCCAACGAAAGGTGCCCTTTCGTCATGTATTATATTTGCAACCTCACTTACAAACCTTGCTGTAGACGTAAGATATGACATATTATCACTGGGTATACACTGATATCCCATTCTAAGCTGAAGGTTTGGGATAATTGTACAAAGATTTGCATTCCCGCATCTTTCACCAAACCCGTTAATTGTTCCCTGTATTTGTACAGCTCCTGCTTCAACTGCAGAAATGGAGCCTGCTACGGCCATTCCGTTATCATTATGACAGTGAATTCCTATTGCACAATCAACTGCTTCCCTAACTATTTTTGTGATTCTAGCTATATGGGAAGGTAGGCTTCCCCCTTTTGTATCGCAGAGACATATTGTATCGGCCCCTGCTTTACATGCGCTTTTTAGGGTTTCAATAGCATATTCTGGATTTGCGTCATAGCCGTCAAAGAAATGTTCTGCATCATAAACAACAGTTTTGCCTTTTTCTTTTAGATATTTAATTGTGTCATATATCATATTAAGATTTTCGTCTAGAGTAGTTTTTAAAATATCAGTAACCTGAAAGTCCCATGATTTTCCAAATACAGCTATTGCCTCGGTACCTGCACATAGAAGGGACTGTATATTACCATCATCTTCAACCTTTATATTTGCTCTTCTGGTTGAGCCAAAAGCAATTATTTTAGAAGTCCTCAATTTCAATTTTAAAACTCTTTCAAAAAACTCAAGATCTTTGGGATTTGAACCAGGGTTGCCGGCTTCGATATAGTCAATACCAAGTTCATCAAGTTTTCTTACTATCTTCAGTTTATCCTCAACTGTAAACGATATTCCCAGCGCCTGAGCCCCATCTCTCAAAGTTGAATCGTACATGATTATTTTGTTGCTTTCCATATAATTTCTCCTTTCTTTTAAAATAATTTAACCCGTCTTTCTCGGGAATATCAGGTATTCAAAGATAAAAAAGCAGCCCTTAAAGGGGCTGCTTTTTTATAAAAGCTCCCCTTACTGGCTAATTATGCTTTCTCCAATTTCGCTTATTGATCTATTTATTGCATTCAGGTACGCCTTAACACTGGCTTCAATGATGTCGGTGCTAACACCCTTGCCCATAAATACGCTGCCATTATGGGATATTTTTACAGTAACTTCGCCAAGAGCATCCTTTCCTTCCGTTACCGCCTTTATGCTATAATGAACCAACTCTGCATTAACCCCAGTGGCACGCTCAATTGCATTGAATGCGGCATCTACAGGGCCATCTCCCGTTGCAGCTTCAGTTATGATTTCTTCGTCTTTTCTAATGCTGACTGTTGAAGTTGATATCATTTTATTTCCGCTGTTTATCTGGAAACTGTCTATTACATAGATTTCTGGAACCGCAATGTTTTCATCTACCAGCGCTTCAATATCCCTGTCAGTAACTACCTTTTTCTTGTCAGCCAAGTCTTTGAATTTTGTAAAAGCAGCTTTTACTTCCTCATCAGACAGTGAATAACCCATCTCTTTCAATCTTTCTTCAAAAGCGTGATGCCCTGAAAGTTTACCCAGAACCATTCTGTTCTTACCCATTCCTACTGATTCTGGAGTCATAATCTCGTAAGTGGTCTTTTCAGAAAGAACACCATGCTGATGAATTCCTGATTCATGTGCAAAAGCGTTTGCTCCCACGATTGCCTTATTTGGCTGTACATTCACACCGGTAAGACTTGAAACAAGTCTGCTTGCCCTGTATATTTGGGTTGTGTCAATATTGTGTGTTATGCCATAATAGTCTTTTCTTGTATTTATACCCATAATTATTTCTTCTATTGCTGCATTTCCAGCCCTTTCACCGAGACCATTAATTGTACACTCTACCTGTACAGCCCCGTTTTCAACTGCCGCAAGTGAATTAGCTACAGCAAGGCCTAAATCATTATGACAGTGAACGCTTATGTCTGCCTTGTCAATATTGGGTACATTGTTTCTTATATTTCTTATAAGTCTTCCAAATTCCTGAGGAGTTGAATATCCTACCGTATCGGGAATGTTTACTGTTGTGGCTCCAGCATTGATAACAGCTTCTACTATACGGTACAAAAATTCCTCTCGGGTTCTGCTGGCATCTTCTGCTGAAAATTCAACATTGGAACAATAGCCTTTTGCATGTTTGACCATGGCTATAGCCCTTTCAAGAACCTCTTCCTCTGTCATTTTCAGCTTGTATTTCATATGGATATCCGAAGTAGCAATAAATGTGTGTATTCTTGGGCTTTCTGCATATTGAACCGCCTCCCAAGCTCTGTCTATATCTTTTTCTACGGCACGGCACAAACTTGCTATTGTAACCCCTTTAAGATTCTTGGAAAGCGTCATTATTGATTCAAAGTCACCGGGGGAGGCAATGGCAAATCCGCCCTCAATAATGTCTACACCCAGCCTTACCAGTTGTTTTGCTATTTCCATCTTCTCCTGGAGATTAAGGTTAACTCCGGGTGTTTGCTCTCCATCCCTTAATGTAGTATCAAATATCTTAATGGTTCTGGCCATAGTAATTCCCCCTTACATTCTCATATTCATAAACGTCTAAAATAAAAAATTACTTACTTTAAGAATATTCTTTTGGTGGATTAGTAATGGTTTATATTAACTAACCCACCAAACATATTCTTTATATATTTTTATATATTGTTTTATTTCTTTAACCAGCTCATCATTTTTCTAAGTTCTGCTCCTACTGTCTCCAACTGGTGTTCAGATTCATTTCTTCTCATTGATATAAAGTTTGCTCTTCCAGCTGCCTTGTTTTCCATTATCCAGTTAGCAGCAAATTTACCGTCTTGAATCTCTTTAAGTACCTTTTTCATTTCTTTTCTGGTTTCGTCTGTGATTATTCTCTTTCCTGTTACATAGTCACCATATTCTGCAGTGTCGCTAATAGAATATCTCATTTCCCCGAAACCACCCTGATTGATAAGGTCTACAATCAGCTTCATTTCATGTATACACTCAAAATAAGCTATTTCAGGTTGATAACCTGCTTCAACCAATGTTTCAAAACCAGCCTTCATTAATTCTGTTACACCGCCGCAAAGTACAGCCTGTTCACCGAACAAGTCAGTTTCTGTCTCTTCTCTGAAGGTTGTTTCAAGTATCCCGGCTCTGCCTGCTCCAATTCCTGAAGCATATGCCAAAGCATATTCCTTTGCTTTTCCGGAAGCATCCTTTTCAACAGCTATAAGTGCAGGAACACCTCTTCCTTCCTTATACTGACTTCTTACAGTGTGTCCAGGGCCCTTTGGTGCAACCATTATTACATCAACATCAGCCGGAGCAACTATCTGCTTAAAGTTTATATTGAAGCCATGTGCAAACATAAGTATGTTTCCTGCTTCAAGGTTAGGTGCTATACATTCCTCATACATTGCCGCCTGTTTTTCATCAGGAATGAGGATCATTATGATATCAGCTTTTTTCGCTGCCTCCGCAGTATCAAATACCTTCAAGCCATCAGCCTCAACCTGTTTTCTTCTTGCAGATGTCGGAGTAAGTCCTACTATTACATTAACTCCGCTGTCCTTTAGGTTCTGTGCA contains:
- the ilvC gene encoding ketol-acid reductoisomerase; this encodes MAKMYYDSDCNLKLLEGKTVAVIGYGSQGHAHAQNLKDSGVNVIVGLTPTSARRKQVEADGLKVFDTAEAAKKADIIMILIPDEKQAAMYEECIAPNLEAGNILMFAHGFNINFKQIVAPADVDVIMVAPKGPGHTVRSQYKEGRGVPALIAVEKDASGKAKEYALAYASGIGAGRAGILETTFREETETDLFGEQAVLCGGVTELMKAGFETLVEAGYQPEIAYFECIHEMKLIVDLINQGGFGEMRYSISDTAEYGDYVTGKRIITDETRKEMKKVLKEIQDGKFAANWIMENKAAGRANFISMRRNESEHQLETVGAELRKMMSWLKK
- the cimA gene encoding citramalate synthase; this translates as MESNKIIMYDSTLRDGAQALGISFTVEDKLKIVRKLDELGIDYIEAGNPGSNPKDLEFFERVLKLKLRTSKIIAFGSTRRANIKVEDDGNIQSLLCAGTEAIAVFGKSWDFQVTDILKTTLDENLNMIYDTIKYLKEKGKTVVYDAEHFFDGYDANPEYAIETLKSACKAGADTICLCDTKGGSLPSHIARITKIVREAVDCAIGIHCHNDNGMAVAGSISAVEAGAVQIQGTINGFGERCGNANLCTIIPNLQLRMGYQCIPSDNMSYLTSTARFVSEVANIIHDERAPFVGNCAFAHKAGMHADAVNKNTSAYEMINPEAVGNQRVILMSEVAGRSAIMSIINKIDSTITKDSPETKKIIERLKELEYEGYQYEGAESSFELVIRKMLGKYKSFFELKEFKVIVNEPTINSVNSSAMIKIVVGEQTEITAAEGDGPVNALDKALRKALERFYPQIAEMKLTDYKVRVLDSNFATASKVRVLIESTDGQEVWTTVGVSSDIIEASWLALVDSVEHKLMKSDI
- a CDS encoding 2-isopropylmalate synthase, whose translation is MARTIKIFDTTLRDGEQTPGVNLNLQEKMEIAKQLVRLGVDIIEGGFAIASPGDFESIMTLSKNLKGVTIASLCRAVEKDIDRAWEAVQYAESPRIHTFIATSDIHMKYKLKMTEEEVLERAIAMVKHAKGYCSNVEFSAEDASRTREEFLYRIVEAVINAGATTVNIPDTVGYSTPQEFGRLIRNIRNNVPNIDKADISVHCHNDLGLAVANSLAAVENGAVQVECTINGLGERAGNAAIEEIIMGINTRKDYYGITHNIDTTQIYRASRLVSSLTGVNVQPNKAIVGANAFAHESGIHQHGVLSEKTTYEIMTPESVGMGKNRMVLGKLSGHHAFEERLKEMGYSLSDEEVKAAFTKFKDLADKKKVVTDRDIEALVDENIAVPEIYVIDSFQINSGNKMISTSTVSIRKDEEIITEAATGDGPVDAAFNAIERATGVNAELVHYSIKAVTEGKDALGEVTVKISHNGSVFMGKGVSTDIIEASVKAYLNAINRSISEIGESIISQ
- the xylB gene encoding xylulokinase, with protein sequence MSFLIGIDLGTSGVKTVLFDEAGKPVASSTVEYPLYQPDLGWAEQDPEEWWKGTCESINNVMLKSGVDKREVKGVGLSGQMHGAVLLDKDDKVLRNAIIWCDQRSAAECDQITDLIGKERLIEITANPALTGFTASKIMWVKNNEPQIFEKVAKILLPKDYIRFRLTGEYATEVSDASGMQLMNIAKREWSTEVLDKLGLSTSMLGKMYESQEVTGKVTSSAAEQTGLNAGTIVVGGAGDQAAGAVGNGIVKSGIVSSTIGTSGVVFAYTDKLTIDPLGRVHTFCHAVPNTYHVMGVTQGAGLSLKWFRDTFCMEEMMTSELSDIDVYKLLDAEAETIKPCSEGLIYLPYLMGERTPHLDPNAKGVFFGLTAKHTKPHFIRSIMEGVTFSLRDCLEIIKGMGVDVSEVRASGGGVKSGIWRQMQADVFGTNINRIRSDEGPALGVAILAGVGAGIYDSVPQACEDVIKVKDTLAPIQERISQYDDFYKLYTKLYKSLKDDFTQLSTILK